One region of Miscanthus floridulus cultivar M001 chromosome 19, ASM1932011v1, whole genome shotgun sequence genomic DNA includes:
- the LOC136527022 gene encoding probable 1-deoxy-D-xylulose-5-phosphate synthase, chloroplastic isoform X1: protein MDTAFLRPPLARNLVYDEFAVLRPTSYPFHTLRYLRWNPIYSRPLLTTSAASPSRGLTQRVAALPDVDDFFWEKDPTPILDTIDAPIHLKNLSSKELKQLADEVRSEIAFIMSRKYQPCGPGRSVVELTIAIHYVFNAPMDKILWDAGQHAYAHKILTGRRSLFHTIKQKNGLSGFTSRFESEYDPFGAGHGCNSLSAGLGMVVARDINGRKNRIVTVISNWTTMAGQVYEAMGHAGFLDSNMVVILNDSCHTLLPKADGRPKMSVNAFSSALSKIQSSKGFRRFRESAKGLAKWFGKGMHEFAAKVDEYARGMIGPHGATLFEELGLYYIGPIDGCNIDDLICVLKEVASLDSTGPVLVHVITGTESDTGGNIRSEITANEEGPSNSSNDLLKFLETGLSRTYNDCFIEALTAEAENDKRIVVVHGGMGMDRSLRLFQSRFRDRFFDLGIAEQHAVTFSAGLACGGLKPFCIIPSTFLQRAYDQIVEDVDMQKIPVRFAITNAGLVGSEGPTNSGPFDITFMSCLPNMIVMSPSNEDELIDMVATAAMIEDKPICFRYPMGAIVGTSGTLTYGNPLEIGKGEILVEGKEIAFLGYGEVVQRCLIARSLLSNFGIQATVANARFCKPLDIDLIRTLCQQHSFLITVEEGTVGGFGSHVSQFISLDGLLDGRIKWRPIVLPDRYIEHASLAEQLDLAGLTAHHIAATALTLLGRHRDALLLMK, encoded by the exons ATGGACACGGCGTTTCTGCGTCCTCCGCTCGCTCGTAATCTGGTTTATGACGAGTTTGCCGTTCTGCGCCCCACAAGCTACCCTTTTCACACTCTTCGGTATTTGAGATGGAATCCAATATATTCGAGACCGCTGCTAACAACATCAGCAGCTTCACCATCAAGG GGCTTGACTCAGAGAGTGGCCGCACTACCTGATGTTGATGATTTCTTCTGGGAGAAGGACCCGACTCCGATCCTGGACACAATTGATGCACCCATTCATTTGAAAAATCTATCCAGTAAG GAGCTCAAGCAGTTAGCCGATGAAGTTCGTTCTGAAATAGCTTTCATAATGTCCAGAAAATACCAACCATGTGGTCCTGGTCGCTCAGTTGTGGAGCTGACAATTGCTATACATTATGTGTTCAATGCCCCAATGGATAAGATACTATGGGATGCTGGTCAACAT GCGTATGCGCACAAGATTCTAACGGGAAGGCGCTCTCTATTTCATACTATTAAACAGAAAAATGGCCTTTCCGGGTTCACGTCGCGTTTTGAGAGCGAGTATGATCCCTTTGGTGCTGGACATGGATGCAATAGTCTATCTGCTGGCCTTG GGATGGTGGTTGCAAGGGATATAAATGGGAGAAAAAATCGAATAGTGACAGTTATAAGTAATTGGACAACCATGGCTGGCCAGGTGTACGAGGCAATGGGTCATGCTGGTTTCCTCGATTCCAACATGGTAGTTATTCTAAATGATAGCTGTCATACCTTGCTTCCTAAAGCAGATGGCCGGCCAAAGATGTCAGTCAATGCCTTCTCTAGTGCTCTCAGCAAGATTCAATCCAGCAAAGGATTTAGGAGGTTTAGGGAGTCTGCAAAG GGACTTGCCAAATGGTTTGGCAAAGGAATGCATGAATTTGCTGCCAAAGTTGATGAGTATGCTCGTGGTATGATAGGTCCTCATGGAGCAACTCTTTTTGAAGAACTTGGATTATATTATATTGGTCCTATTGATGGGTGTAACATTGATGATCTCATCTGTGTACTAAAGGAGGTTGCGAGCCTAGATTCAACTGGCCCAGTACTTGTACATGTAATTACTGGGACTGAAAGTGACACTGGTGGAAATATTAGAAGTGAAATAACTGCAAATGAGGAAG GGCCTTCAAATTCGAGCAATGACCTTCTTAAATTTTTAGAAACTGGACTTTCTAGGACATATAATGACTGCTTTATAGAAGCACTAACAGCAGAAGCAGAGAATGACAAGCGCATTGTGGTAGTTCATGGCGGCATGGGAATGGATCGATCACTCCGCTTATTCCAGTCCAGGTTCCGAGACAGATTTTTTGACTTGGGCATCGCTGAGCAACATGCTGTTACCTTTTCTGCTGGTTTGGCCTGTGGAGGTTTAAAGCCTTTCTGCATAATTCCATCCACATTTCTTCAGCGAGCATATGATCAG ATAGTTGAAGATGTGGACATGCAAAAGATACCAGTTCGATTTGCTATCACAAATGCTGGTCTGGTGGGATCTGAGGGCCCAACTAACTCAGGACCATTTGATATTACATTCATGTCATGCTTGCCAAACATGATTGTCATGTCACCATCTAATGAGGATGAACTTATTGACATGGTGGCAACAGCTGCAATGATTGAGGACAAacctatttgcttccgctatccTATGGGTGCCATTGTTGGGACTAGTGGAACTTTAACATATGGGAATCCGCTTGAG ATTGGTAAAGGAGAGATTCTTGTCGAGGGAAAAGAGATCGCTTTTCTTGGCTATGGCGAGGTGGTCCAGAGATGCTTGATTGCTCGATCTCTTTTATCCAACTTTGGCATTCAGGCGACAGTTGCAAATGCGAGATTTTGCAAGCCACTTGACATCGATCTAATCAGAACGCTATGCCAGCAGCATAGTTTTCTTATCACAGTGGAAGAAGGAACAGTTGGTGGCTTTGGATCACATGTCTCACAGTTTATTTCACTTGATGGTCTACTTGATGGCCGAATAAAG TGGCGACCCATTGTGCTACCAGACAGGTACATTGAACACGCTTCACTGGCGGAGCAACTTGACTTGGCTGGCCTAACTGCCCATCACATAGCTGCAACTGCATTGACCCTCCTAGGGCGTCATCGTGATGCACTTCTGTTGATGAAGTAG
- the LOC136527022 gene encoding probable 1-deoxy-D-xylulose-5-phosphate synthase, chloroplastic isoform X2 — protein MSRKYQPCGPGRSVVELTIAIHYVFNAPMDKILWDAGQHAYAHKILTGRRSLFHTIKQKNGLSGFTSRFESEYDPFGAGHGCNSLSAGLGMVVARDINGRKNRIVTVISNWTTMAGQVYEAMGHAGFLDSNMVVILNDSCHTLLPKADGRPKMSVNAFSSALSKIQSSKGFRRFRESAKGLAKWFGKGMHEFAAKVDEYARGMIGPHGATLFEELGLYYIGPIDGCNIDDLICVLKEVASLDSTGPVLVHVITGTESDTGGNIRSEITANEEGPSNSSNDLLKFLETGLSRTYNDCFIEALTAEAENDKRIVVVHGGMGMDRSLRLFQSRFRDRFFDLGIAEQHAVTFSAGLACGGLKPFCIIPSTFLQRAYDQIVEDVDMQKIPVRFAITNAGLVGSEGPTNSGPFDITFMSCLPNMIVMSPSNEDELIDMVATAAMIEDKPICFRYPMGAIVGTSGTLTYGNPLEIGKGEILVEGKEIAFLGYGEVVQRCLIARSLLSNFGIQATVANARFCKPLDIDLIRTLCQQHSFLITVEEGTVGGFGSHVSQFISLDGLLDGRIKWRPIVLPDRYIEHASLAEQLDLAGLTAHHIAATALTLLGRHRDALLLMK, from the exons ATGTCCAGAAAATACCAACCATGTGGTCCTGGTCGCTCAGTTGTGGAGCTGACAATTGCTATACATTATGTGTTCAATGCCCCAATGGATAAGATACTATGGGATGCTGGTCAACAT GCGTATGCGCACAAGATTCTAACGGGAAGGCGCTCTCTATTTCATACTATTAAACAGAAAAATGGCCTTTCCGGGTTCACGTCGCGTTTTGAGAGCGAGTATGATCCCTTTGGTGCTGGACATGGATGCAATAGTCTATCTGCTGGCCTTG GGATGGTGGTTGCAAGGGATATAAATGGGAGAAAAAATCGAATAGTGACAGTTATAAGTAATTGGACAACCATGGCTGGCCAGGTGTACGAGGCAATGGGTCATGCTGGTTTCCTCGATTCCAACATGGTAGTTATTCTAAATGATAGCTGTCATACCTTGCTTCCTAAAGCAGATGGCCGGCCAAAGATGTCAGTCAATGCCTTCTCTAGTGCTCTCAGCAAGATTCAATCCAGCAAAGGATTTAGGAGGTTTAGGGAGTCTGCAAAG GGACTTGCCAAATGGTTTGGCAAAGGAATGCATGAATTTGCTGCCAAAGTTGATGAGTATGCTCGTGGTATGATAGGTCCTCATGGAGCAACTCTTTTTGAAGAACTTGGATTATATTATATTGGTCCTATTGATGGGTGTAACATTGATGATCTCATCTGTGTACTAAAGGAGGTTGCGAGCCTAGATTCAACTGGCCCAGTACTTGTACATGTAATTACTGGGACTGAAAGTGACACTGGTGGAAATATTAGAAGTGAAATAACTGCAAATGAGGAAG GGCCTTCAAATTCGAGCAATGACCTTCTTAAATTTTTAGAAACTGGACTTTCTAGGACATATAATGACTGCTTTATAGAAGCACTAACAGCAGAAGCAGAGAATGACAAGCGCATTGTGGTAGTTCATGGCGGCATGGGAATGGATCGATCACTCCGCTTATTCCAGTCCAGGTTCCGAGACAGATTTTTTGACTTGGGCATCGCTGAGCAACATGCTGTTACCTTTTCTGCTGGTTTGGCCTGTGGAGGTTTAAAGCCTTTCTGCATAATTCCATCCACATTTCTTCAGCGAGCATATGATCAG ATAGTTGAAGATGTGGACATGCAAAAGATACCAGTTCGATTTGCTATCACAAATGCTGGTCTGGTGGGATCTGAGGGCCCAACTAACTCAGGACCATTTGATATTACATTCATGTCATGCTTGCCAAACATGATTGTCATGTCACCATCTAATGAGGATGAACTTATTGACATGGTGGCAACAGCTGCAATGATTGAGGACAAacctatttgcttccgctatccTATGGGTGCCATTGTTGGGACTAGTGGAACTTTAACATATGGGAATCCGCTTGAG ATTGGTAAAGGAGAGATTCTTGTCGAGGGAAAAGAGATCGCTTTTCTTGGCTATGGCGAGGTGGTCCAGAGATGCTTGATTGCTCGATCTCTTTTATCCAACTTTGGCATTCAGGCGACAGTTGCAAATGCGAGATTTTGCAAGCCACTTGACATCGATCTAATCAGAACGCTATGCCAGCAGCATAGTTTTCTTATCACAGTGGAAGAAGGAACAGTTGGTGGCTTTGGATCACATGTCTCACAGTTTATTTCACTTGATGGTCTACTTGATGGCCGAATAAAG TGGCGACCCATTGTGCTACCAGACAGGTACATTGAACACGCTTCACTGGCGGAGCAACTTGACTTGGCTGGCCTAACTGCCCATCACATAGCTGCAACTGCATTGACCCTCCTAGGGCGTCATCGTGATGCACTTCTGTTGATGAAGTAG
- the LOC136527022 gene encoding probable 1-deoxy-D-xylulose-5-phosphate synthase, chloroplastic isoform X3 yields MGCWSTLVFLQQAYAHKILTGRRSLFHTIKQKNGLSGFTSRFESEYDPFGAGHGCNSLSAGLGMVVARDINGRKNRIVTVISNWTTMAGQVYEAMGHAGFLDSNMVVILNDSCHTLLPKADGRPKMSVNAFSSALSKIQSSKGFRRFRESAKGLAKWFGKGMHEFAAKVDEYARGMIGPHGATLFEELGLYYIGPIDGCNIDDLICVLKEVASLDSTGPVLVHVITGTESDTGGNIRSEITANEEGPSNSSNDLLKFLETGLSRTYNDCFIEALTAEAENDKRIVVVHGGMGMDRSLRLFQSRFRDRFFDLGIAEQHAVTFSAGLACGGLKPFCIIPSTFLQRAYDQIVEDVDMQKIPVRFAITNAGLVGSEGPTNSGPFDITFMSCLPNMIVMSPSNEDELIDMVATAAMIEDKPICFRYPMGAIVGTSGTLTYGNPLEIGKGEILVEGKEIAFLGYGEVVQRCLIARSLLSNFGIQATVANARFCKPLDIDLIRTLCQQHSFLITVEEGTVGGFGSHVSQFISLDGLLDGRIKWRPIVLPDRYIEHASLAEQLDLAGLTAHHIAATALTLLGRHRDALLLMK; encoded by the exons ATGGGATGCTGGTCAACAT TGGTTTTCTTGCAACAGGCGTATGCGCACAAGATTCTAACGGGAAGGCGCTCTCTATTTCATACTATTAAACAGAAAAATGGCCTTTCCGGGTTCACGTCGCGTTTTGAGAGCGAGTATGATCCCTTTGGTGCTGGACATGGATGCAATAGTCTATCTGCTGGCCTTG GGATGGTGGTTGCAAGGGATATAAATGGGAGAAAAAATCGAATAGTGACAGTTATAAGTAATTGGACAACCATGGCTGGCCAGGTGTACGAGGCAATGGGTCATGCTGGTTTCCTCGATTCCAACATGGTAGTTATTCTAAATGATAGCTGTCATACCTTGCTTCCTAAAGCAGATGGCCGGCCAAAGATGTCAGTCAATGCCTTCTCTAGTGCTCTCAGCAAGATTCAATCCAGCAAAGGATTTAGGAGGTTTAGGGAGTCTGCAAAG GGACTTGCCAAATGGTTTGGCAAAGGAATGCATGAATTTGCTGCCAAAGTTGATGAGTATGCTCGTGGTATGATAGGTCCTCATGGAGCAACTCTTTTTGAAGAACTTGGATTATATTATATTGGTCCTATTGATGGGTGTAACATTGATGATCTCATCTGTGTACTAAAGGAGGTTGCGAGCCTAGATTCAACTGGCCCAGTACTTGTACATGTAATTACTGGGACTGAAAGTGACACTGGTGGAAATATTAGAAGTGAAATAACTGCAAATGAGGAAG GGCCTTCAAATTCGAGCAATGACCTTCTTAAATTTTTAGAAACTGGACTTTCTAGGACATATAATGACTGCTTTATAGAAGCACTAACAGCAGAAGCAGAGAATGACAAGCGCATTGTGGTAGTTCATGGCGGCATGGGAATGGATCGATCACTCCGCTTATTCCAGTCCAGGTTCCGAGACAGATTTTTTGACTTGGGCATCGCTGAGCAACATGCTGTTACCTTTTCTGCTGGTTTGGCCTGTGGAGGTTTAAAGCCTTTCTGCATAATTCCATCCACATTTCTTCAGCGAGCATATGATCAG ATAGTTGAAGATGTGGACATGCAAAAGATACCAGTTCGATTTGCTATCACAAATGCTGGTCTGGTGGGATCTGAGGGCCCAACTAACTCAGGACCATTTGATATTACATTCATGTCATGCTTGCCAAACATGATTGTCATGTCACCATCTAATGAGGATGAACTTATTGACATGGTGGCAACAGCTGCAATGATTGAGGACAAacctatttgcttccgctatccTATGGGTGCCATTGTTGGGACTAGTGGAACTTTAACATATGGGAATCCGCTTGAG ATTGGTAAAGGAGAGATTCTTGTCGAGGGAAAAGAGATCGCTTTTCTTGGCTATGGCGAGGTGGTCCAGAGATGCTTGATTGCTCGATCTCTTTTATCCAACTTTGGCATTCAGGCGACAGTTGCAAATGCGAGATTTTGCAAGCCACTTGACATCGATCTAATCAGAACGCTATGCCAGCAGCATAGTTTTCTTATCACAGTGGAAGAAGGAACAGTTGGTGGCTTTGGATCACATGTCTCACAGTTTATTTCACTTGATGGTCTACTTGATGGCCGAATAAAG TGGCGACCCATTGTGCTACCAGACAGGTACATTGAACACGCTTCACTGGCGGAGCAACTTGACTTGGCTGGCCTAACTGCCCATCACATAGCTGCAACTGCATTGACCCTCCTAGGGCGTCATCGTGATGCACTTCTGTTGATGAAGTAG
- the LOC136525572 gene encoding ABC transporter G family member 5-like — protein sequence MHRARGHARSRFTGGRRWAELVANDVWAARRPEGAANLRLWRFEKKDNTSFHFYPCLPFSSSKRIGPLSHYSLSSIPSGILLSGSDGVTRIKDLSDAERRRVSIGVEAMHDPPTLILDEPPLRSKSSTLHAMAETHRRIVLLSIHQSGARIVKMFNSVLQLTAGCVLHQGTVDQLRALLGHAGLHLPPHVDAIEFAIDSVDVPHLHHRHASAARLQAPPPQPQHQQPSSREREGRCTLQHLFQLHGKQVANEDAAAVVLVMASSAAAMAGSRYANSRAREVVVLSQRFFKNVARTRQLFGCRSMCMLVAGLALGSIFYDLGEDKVAERVGLFAFLLTFLLLSTMEALPIFLQDATGDGGEGVTGERAIPF from the exons ATGCACAGGGCGCGCGGCCACGCGAGATCGCGATTCACTGGCGGCCGGCGGTGGGCAGAGCTCGTCGCGAACGATGTCTGGGCTGCACGCCGGCCGGAAGGTGCTGCGAACCTGCGACTGTGGAGATTTG AAAAAAAAGATAACACATCATTCCACTTCTATCCGTGTCTGCCGTTTTCTTCGTCAAAACGGATCGGCCCTCTCTCCCATTACTCCCTCTCCTCCATCCCCAGTGGCATCCTCCTCTCAGGCAGCGACGGCGTCACCAGGATCAAGGACCTCTCCGACGCAGAGCGAAGGCGCGTCTCCATCGGCGTCGAGGCCATGCATGACCCGCCCACGCTCATCCTCGACGAGCCACCTCTGCGCTCCAAATCGTCGACGCTCCACGCCATGGCCGAGACGCACAGACGCATCGTGCTGCTCAGCATCCACCAATCGGGAGCGCGCATCGTCAAGATGTTCAACTCCGTCCTCCAGCTAACCGCCGGCTGTGTCCTCCACCAGGGCACCGTCGACCAGCTCCGCGCCCTGCTCGGGCACGCGGGCCTCCACCTGCCCCCGCACGTGGACGCCATCGAGTTTGCCATCGACTCCGTCGACGTGCcccacctccaccaccgccacgccAGCGCCGCCAGGCTACAGGCGCCGCCTCCCCAGCCCCAGCACCAGCAGCCGTCCtcccgggagagggagggccgctgCACGCTACAGCATCTATTCCAGCTGCACGGCAAGCAGGTGGCCaacgaggacgccgccgccgtcgtcctcgtgATGGCTAGCAGCGCGGCCGCCATGGCGGGCAGCCGGTACGCCAACTCGCGGGCGCGTGAGGTCGTGGTGTTGTCCCAGCGCTTCTTCAAGAACGTGGCGCGGACGCGACAGCTTTTCGGGTGCCGCAGCATGTGCATGCTGGTGGCGGGGCTTGCGCTGGGCTCCATCTTCTACGACCTCGGCGAGGACAAGGTGGCGGAGCGCGTGGGCCTCTTCGCCTTCCTGCTCACCTTCCTCCTGTTGTCCACCATGGAGGCGCTGCCCATCTTCCTGCAGGATGCCACTGGGGATGGAGGAGAGGGAGTAACGGGAGAGAGGGCCATTCCGTTTTGA